One Procambarus clarkii isolate CNS0578487 chromosome 15, FALCON_Pclarkii_2.0, whole genome shotgun sequence DNA segment encodes these proteins:
- the LOC138365009 gene encoding histidine-rich glycoprotein-like encodes MTLYKKALYTMTLYMRAPYTMTLYMRALYTMTLYMEALYTMTIHEGSIQNDSIHEGSIHHDSIHEGSIHHDSVHEGSIHHDSIYEGFIHHDSIYEGFIHHDSVHEDSIHHDSVHEGSIQHDSIHEGSIHHNSIHEGSVHHDSVHEGSIHHDSVHEGSIHHDSIYEGFIHHDSIYEGFIHHDSVHEGSIHHDSVHEGSIQHDSIHEGSIHHNSIHEGSVHHDSVHEGSIHHNSIHEGSIYHDSVHGGSIHYDYVHEGSIHNDSIHEGSIHHDSVHECSIHQGSIHGGSGHKELHQHYT; translated from the coding sequence atgactctgtacaagaaggctctatacaccatgactctgtACATGAGGGCTCCATACACCATGACTCTGTACATGAgggctctatacaccatgactctgtacatggaggctctatacaccatgactaTACATGAAGGCTCTATACAAAATGACTCTATACATGAaggctctatacaccatgactctaTACATGAaggctctatacaccatgactctgtacatgaaggctctatacaccatgactctaTATATGAAGGCTTTATACACCATGACTCTATATATGAAGGCTTTATACACCATGACTCTGTACATGAAGactctatacaccatgactctgtACATGAAGGCTCTATACAACATGACTCTATACATGAAGGCTCTATACACCATAACTCTATACATGAAGGCTCTGTACACCATGACTCTGTACATGAaggctctatacaccatgactctgtacatgaaggctctatacaccatgactctaTATATGAAGGCTTTATACACCATGACTCTATATATGAAGGCTTTATACACCATGACTCTGTACATGAaggctctatacaccatgactctgtACATGAAGGCTCTATACAACATGACTCTATACATGAAGGCTCTATACACCATAACTCTATACATGAAGGCTCTGTACACCATGACTCTGTACATGAAGGCTCTATACACCATAACTCTATACATGAAGGCTCTATATACCATGACTCTGTACATGGAGGCTCTATACACTATGACTATGTACATGAAGGCTCTATACACAATGACTCTATACATGAaggctctatacaccatgactctgtACATGAATGCTCTATACACCAGGGCTCTATACATGGAGGCTCTGGGCATAAAGAGCTACACCAACATTACACGTGA